In the Topomyia yanbarensis strain Yona2022 chromosome 3, ASM3024719v1, whole genome shotgun sequence genome, one interval contains:
- the LOC131687213 gene encoding uncharacterized protein LOC131687213, producing the protein MDIELRNLRPNTDRIAVQRQVSDAQTPSESLSVRYSCSVRPSSNFWVEFSLIVAINFIWFAFLLNHNVRSSCSCFIPSGTESTDGLACDALGCCYVNGAATSQGLGLKSKISGTPGGVAAIGLPSDIPLTRIFSGSDSKEAATEAQTALVQQYAPAGRCSWKITQFRSCAQEQADLTLCEGFNESLRH; encoded by the exons ATGGACATAGAATTGCGAAACTTGCGGCCGAATACAGATCGTATTGCCGTGCAACGCCAGGTATCGGATGCCCAGACTCCTTCGGAATCGCTCTCGGTTCGATATTCCTGTTCCG TTAGACCCTCTTCAAatttttgggtagaatttagtttAATTGTTgcaatcaatttcatttggtttgctTTTTTGCTAAATCACAAC GTCCGCTCCAGTTGCAGCTGTTTCATCCCGTCCGGAActgagtcaaccgatggtctaGCCTGCGACGCGCTCGGCTGTTGCTACGTCAATGGCGCAGCCACCagccagggacttggattaaagtcaAAAATATCAGGTACGccaggtggtgttgctgcaatcggtttgccgtcGGACATTCCCCTAACCAGAATATTCAGcggttccgattcgaaggaggcAGCCACAGAAGCACAGACTGCtttggttcagcaatacgctccggcagGACGATGCTCGTGGAAGATCACGCAGTTCCGGTCCTGTGCACAAGAACAGGCCGATTTGACCCTgtgcgaaggtttcaacgagtcGCTCAGGCattag